DNA sequence from the Cellulophaga sp. HaHaR_3_176 genome:
CCTAACCAATGAAGCGGGCGAAAGAGGTAATCCGGAATTTATTTATAGCCTACTTCAATAGTAGTCGAGATGCCATAAAATTATTGTAATTTAATTTTAGATCCCTTAGCGTAATTGTTAAGGGTTTTTTTATTCCAAATAAATAAGTGCTAATTTTGAATTTAAATAAAATATATGAAGCCTTTCAAATTCAAACAGTTTACAGTAAACCAAGATAAATGCGCTATGAAAATAGGCACCGATGGTGTGCTTTTAGGTGCTTGGGCTTCTATAACCAATATGGTATATTCCGTGTTAGATATTGGCACAGGAACAGGGGTAATAGCCTTAATGATAGCACAACGTAGTGATGCTGAAAATATAGAAGCTATTGAGTTGGATGGCGATGCTTTTGAGCAATCTGTTGATAATTTTCAGACTTCACCTTGGGCAGATCGTTTGTTTTGCTTTCATGCAGGTTTTGATGAGTTTGTTGATGAATATACAGAAGAGGAACCAGAGGAATCAGAGTTGTACGATTTAATAGTTTCTAATCCGCCATTTTATTCAGAAGAAGTGAGTAGTGGAGATGAAGCTAGAGATAATGCTAGGCAAAATACTTCTTTACCTTTTAAAGATCTTGTAAGTGGTGTTGCTAAATTACTTTCTCCGAATGGGGTTTTCTCTACAATTATACCCTTTAAGGAAGAAGTTGATTTTTTGAAATTAGCAGAAAATTCAAACTTATACCCTAATCGTATTACAAGAGTAAAAGGCAATAAAGAAGCTGAAACAAAAAGGAGTTTATTAGAATTCAGTTTTCATAAAAAAGAGGTAGAAATTAATGAATTGATCATTGAAACAGAGCGTAATAAGTATACGGATGAATATATGGCTCTTACGAAAGATTTTTATTTAAAAATGTAACATTATGTGATTGTAATGTTATAAATCTTTATATATCTTTGGTAAAAACAGATATATATGCGACCAGATTTATTTGAAGCTCCAGATTATTATAATATTGATGATCTTTTATCAGAAGAACATAAACTGGTACGCGATGCTGCCCGCCAATGGGTTAAGCGATCTGTTTCTCCTATTATAGAAGAGTACGCTCAAAAAGCAGAATTTCCTAAAGAAATTATTGGAGGCCTTGCAGAAGTAGGAGCTTTTGGTCCGTATATACCTCAAGAATATGGCGGAGCTGGTTTAGACCAAATTAGTTATGGTTTAATTATGCAAGAAATTGAACGTGGTGATAGCGGAGTTCGGTCTACAGCCTCTGTACAATCATCGTTAGTAATGTACCCTATTTACACGTATGGTAATGAGGAGCAGCGTAAAAAGTACTTGCCAAAACTAGCTTCTGGAGAATTTATGGGTTGCTTTGGTTTAACAGAACCTAACCATGGATCTAACCCAAGTGGTATGGAAACGAAATATAAAGATATGGGAGATCATTATTTATTAAATGGCGCTAAACTTTGGATTTCAAATTCCCCTTTTGCAGATATAGCTGTAGTTTGGGCAAAAAATGAAGAAGGTAGAATTCACGGATTAATTGTAGAGCGTGGTATGGAAGGTTTTACGACTCCAGAAACACATAATAAATGGTCGCTTAGAGCGTCGGCAACTGGTGAGCTTATTTTTGATAACGTAAAAGTACCTAAAGAGAATATACTACTAGGAAAAACAGGGCTTGGAGCACCGCTCGGGTGTTTAGATTCTGCTCGTTACGGTATTGCTTGGGGAGCAATTGGAGCAGCTATGGATTGTTATGATACTGCTCTGCGTTATGCTAAAGAACGTATTCAATTCGGAAAACCAATTGCAGCAACACAATTGCAACAAAAGAAATTAGCTGAAATGATTACTGAAATTACAAAAGCACAATTAATGGC
Encoded proteins:
- a CDS encoding tRNA1(Val) (adenine(37)-N6)-methyltransferase, whose protein sequence is MKIGTDGVLLGAWASITNMVYSVLDIGTGTGVIALMIAQRSDAENIEAIELDGDAFEQSVDNFQTSPWADRLFCFHAGFDEFVDEYTEEEPEESELYDLIVSNPPFYSEEVSSGDEARDNARQNTSLPFKDLVSGVAKLLSPNGVFSTIIPFKEEVDFLKLAENSNLYPNRITRVKGNKEAETKRSLLEFSFHKKEVEINELIIETERNKYTDEYMALTKDFYLKM
- a CDS encoding acyl-CoA dehydrogenase family protein; its protein translation is MRPDLFEAPDYYNIDDLLSEEHKLVRDAARQWVKRSVSPIIEEYAQKAEFPKEIIGGLAEVGAFGPYIPQEYGGAGLDQISYGLIMQEIERGDSGVRSTASVQSSLVMYPIYTYGNEEQRKKYLPKLASGEFMGCFGLTEPNHGSNPSGMETKYKDMGDHYLLNGAKLWISNSPFADIAVVWAKNEEGRIHGLIVERGMEGFTTPETHNKWSLRASATGELIFDNVKVPKENILLGKTGLGAPLGCLDSARYGIAWGAIGAAMDCYDTALRYAKERIQFGKPIAATQLQQKKLAEMITEITKAQLMALRLGQLKNEGKATTAQISMAKRNNVEMAIKIAREARQVLGGMGITGEYSIMRHMMNLESVITYEGTHDIHLLITGADITGFPAFQ